The genomic window TAACAACCAGGCTTGCCAGGGCAAATATGCTTCTTCCGGAAGCAGCGCTGCTGGTGGAGAGTCACTGTTTGTGGCTAATCATGCTTATTAAGCATGGACACCCCCACCACCTTCTTCCCACTACTATTACATCACAAAAGGCACTGCCTATGAAATTTTCCTGTATTTACCACAGCAACAGTTACAATAGCACTTTGACAGCACCTTGGTAGAAAAGCCGGATGGAAGTTTTCTTTgggttgttgctgctgcagttttagGAGATCCTGAAAAATGTTCTGCCTCCATTCCCTaaccttttattttttaacaccttTTTTCAAGTGTAGACTCCCACATGTTTTTACACAACTTGTACGATGTTCCTTGGTCTGTTTCCACCCTGTGCAGtgtatgacctatactgcaacCATGGAATAAAGTATCTACCCCAATGTGTTGCttcacttccttttttattttaaggtcagatgaaaccaaaagtGAGAAATGTTGATCAtatctaaaatgttttttgttgccATATTTTTCATTCCATTAGTAATTCTGGATATAAATGTTTCTGAGCAAAGGGAATATAATCACAGTAAAATAAACTAACACTAAATCACAAAACATCACAAAATCCCACCTGATTCTCatccaggtcagaatgaaatgTGAAAGAACTCACAGTTTCACTTCCGCCTAATTAAATCCTGCCGAGGCAAAATAACAGCGTTTCAGTATTAGTTCCTGATGTTGTTGAATCTTTTGAAATGCTCAaccaaaataaagacaaacaaactcTACACACATTTTAGTTATAGCCTACTTTCCCCACTGTCATGAGTTTTAAAAGAGGAACCTCAAAGTGAAAGAGGTTTGTtaggatgtgtgtgttgtgttgcctgCTGGCAGGTCTTCCtccacttctgtgtgtgtctgtgtgtgcatgtgtgtatgcatgtaaaAGATTGAAACCAGGAACAGGTGGGGCCCAGTGATTGGTCCAGTTCCTAATTGCGGTGCCATTGTGGTGACCCTAGAAAAGGAGGCCTTCataaacagcagctgaggaggctctgtctctctcttctcctctacTCTCAGCAGTTGTGTGTAGCCATGTGTTAGACCTTTGTGTGGCTTGTAGCCTTTTTCTGAGCTTTAATTGTTGTACAGCAGTACAGCAgccacatgttgtgttttgttttgtttttttattattatcacttTTGAATGTCTCTCCAAAAGGTGGGACCAGTGCAATATGCTTACCCACATCAAAATTATCAGGTGACTGGGAAGAGGATAATGGTTCTGGAGAAGGACCAGTAGCTTGCCGATCCAGCTCCAGGACTCTGACTTTTTATTTGTAAGGTTTCAACCTCCAGTTCATTTTCTCTAACCCCAGCCTCTTTTATATGCAGGGTTAGCCAAACTTTGGTGGCCACTTTCCTTTTGGAGTGTGAGTGCGAGTGGAGCAATCTAGGGGGCCCCTAGACCTGGGACGTAACACACGTAACACATTTTGATTAAAAGTGCAACTTCATGCAAAGTCAAGCATGACAAtgagtttgttttaatttttgaaAATGATTGAAAAGGTAACAACAGATAAAGTGCTGAATTGTTCTATGGAGCTAAAATGTGATGCGGCAACACTGTCaccaaaacaacagcaaatgTAAGCTGACTGTAATTTGAATTGGATGCTCCTGAGGTCGTTGTGTTGCGACACACAAAGCCACTGTCAGGGTCGGTGCCCGTAGAAGTGAACGTCACAAATCCAACATTGGCCCCTGCAACTTGATCTGTTACCCAGGTCTGGAATTGAGACACTCTGGCATAGACTTCAGGAATACCAGCAGTGGCACAAGGTATTCCATAACTAGTAATGCCTGCCTGGATCCACACTGAGCCTTGTTTACATTGCAAAGGTCCACCAGAGTCCCCCTAAAGATGGCAGAACGCAGTCAATGAGTTAAACATCTAGCCTAACAATCTGacagaaacattaaaaatagctgttacacaggaaaaacagctgctgctgcaagaaaaaaagaacttgTCATTGCCTGGCATGCTCCTTTGTGCTCCTGCCCCGCACAAATCATATTGCCAGTGATGTTTGCTTCAATTGAGGCGTAACTACAGGTGCACTGTTTGTTTCCAATGACAGGAATCTTAACCTGTTGTAGTGCATAACTAGCTGGCAAGGAGACTGTAAAACAGAGATCAGTGTAAGTATGATTTTATCAGCGTATTTGTTTTTGAATTCTAATGCTGCCCGAACTCACCATCCTTTCCAATCCGGCCCCAGCCAGTGGCCCAACAGGAAGTGGAGTTATGGAACTGGCTGGAATTAGCTGCCAGGCAGATGGGTTTGATGTAGTTGCTGAAAGCGACAGGGCTGCTGAGCTTCATCAGGGCGATGTCATTGTTGAAGAGCGTATCGTTGTACTTAGGATGCATGATGATCTCAGACACAGCACTTTTCACCTCATTATTATTGGGGCCAGACTGAGTCTCTCTCCCTAAGTAGAGAGTCCATGCACTGGTGGTTTTTCTGAAAATAAAGACTTGTTTAGTATTATACTGATAGACATAACTGCCTAATCATATTAGGCATGGAGCGTATAAACTTTTGACTTTGGTTTAGTTGAACTTCAGACTTTTAGAAAGAATAAGCAGAATTAACAGCTCGGTTTATTTGTAAACCACGTACGTGTTGTGTAGCTTTAGAATGAAGAAGTGCCTCTTTAAGAACAGCTGGTAATTTCACTTCCTCAAGTAAAAGCAACTAAATGTGATGTTATAACAAGTGGTCTAGGGCACACATAGAGcagtttagttttgttttttttattagcttGGGTAGTGTAGCTCATCATGCTGTTTGTACCCAAAGGTAAGTATCGAATTGTGCTCAGTGTGTTGATCAATTTCAAGGTTTTCCTAAGGAAGGAAGGGCATTTAGAGACTTCTGCATTTTCACACCCCTTGTTCAATTTGCCCACATTTCCTGTTTGAATACTGTAGTGCACAGATCACCAAGTCGACTCACTAACggcaggagtgtgtgtcttACGTTAGGATGCAGTGGGCTGCTGTGAGTACCCACTGGTTACTGATGAGGGTCCCACCACAGATGTGAGCATTGAAATCTTTGAGGTGTATGCTGACCTGCCATGGCCATGATCCAGCTGTGGCATTCTCACCTCCCACAATTCTGGTGTTCAGCGGTGCCACACCACAGTCTGACGGAGCATAGACAACATAATACTATATATATCCAGACAAATGTTACACTAAAAACTGTTGACCTGAGCATGTACAATGTAAGAGCACTTACCCTGAGCATTTGATCCTGTaggaagaaaagatgaaaacattaaagctgcaagcagcattgcgggccctcgcgcaccttgcgatccacagggccatcgcagtcttctctcctatgctcttgtctcctatactctcctgtcctatgctctcctctcctctcatttgcagagatgtacaacaaacacatgtttacaaccaaactttcctgctaccagtaggtggcgctatgaccatataatcctattagcatatatatttgttcagactcgggtccatagcagtactgtaagattttgtccacattgcataaagtatatgggtagtactgcataaaacacagcgagtttcTTTGTagtggcgaatggtcaactttgaggccactcccccaccacacggtaatacttttgaaagagttctggaatgcgtctattccctatggtgtcctgagtggacacagtgaatttcagctcaattgcatgaagtatgtgaggcatgaaaagttttgaagcagggtcacaaataggcaaaaaatggccacaaaagtcaaaatggcggacttcctgttgggtttggagcgggggtccaagagacttttttgtgcatcttggggtgatacacatgtgtgccaattttcatgaccctactcaaaacaggccaggggggcaggcagaaaaacctatgaaaacacaacattttgtgtagccagtaggtggcgctctgtcaaagcctcaatattgttgtgtagatgtgtttagggtcagactctgatcatacatgtgacatttggtacagatcggacagaaaacgaagaagttatagcgacttcctgtttcctctgaaatggtcaaactttgaggccacgcccggccacaccgtcagacttttgtaagagttttggaatgcgtctattccctatggtgtggacacggtgactttcagctcaatccgatgaagtatgcgaggcgtgaaaagttttgcagcagggtcacacatcgccaaaaatggccacaaactttcaaatggtggacttcctgttgggtttggagggggggtccaagagacttttttgtgcgtcttgaggtgatacatatgtgtgccaattttcataatcctgtgtcaaaccggccagaggggctatgcGTTGGGGGcactatagagccatttttctatgtgcatttcaaaactcagcaaatttcaaaatttttcaggcaaatgaatttttctaccaagtttggtgagtttttgggcatgttaaggcccccaaaaatgcgatctaaggggggggggagggggataataatcctaagggtttcaatagggctcttgcaccactcggtgctcgggccctaataataatcctaagggtttcaatagggctcttgcaccattcggtgctcgggccctaattaatgGCCTTTGTATACATGTAAGGGTGAGTCTattcacacaggtgtgtgtcactACAACCACAAGGCAGCACTGTACTTCTGTAttctgactacacacacacacacacacggcacacacaacactgcaaGTTATTTGTTCAGATTGGATCCTGTCACTGACAGAGACTCTGTCAAACTGATTAGGAGGATTTCTGTACACACATAATCACCGTACTTCAATCTTACATGATATTTTAAATGCAAAGGGTGAATTTTAGACATTATACCAAACAAACTTCTTTATTGTAGCTGAAGCACCTGCTTGACGGTAAGTCCAGTCTTTATATATAAATACGATCTATGCAATATAATGTAACACATTCTGAAAAGCAGCAACAAAGACTACAAACACTCATTTAACACTGatggaataataataacagtgatCTTCCAGTGAAAAGAATGAATGGTTTTCTAAGAAACTGTACATAACAGGAATAAACTGGTCAGTGTAAAAGCTCACCTTGCTCAGTAAggatcacacacagcaacaggctCCATACAGCCCAGGCTGCCATTCTGTACCATCTGTCTTCAATGTTCAGAAACAGAGGATTTAACAATGAACACACCCTGCCCAAACCCGTTTCTCTTCATGCCAGTGAAAACCGGCAAAATTCCAGATTTAAATTGACAACTACGAtcagcagtttgtttgaagCTGAATGTGAGAGATATCAGACgttttcttctcctttgtgtGTTACTGTTAaagctgtgattaaaaaaagggtCATATACACTGAAAGACAATATTGACTTAGTATTTTTAGACGTAGTTGCCACAATAATGCTCCACTCTCAGCCAGGCTTTCAGGGtgcaaatgtgtttttccaCGACAGGGATTTGATGGTGTGAGGTGGCATAATTGTTGCCCTGTCATTGGTTCTTTTTGGGTTGATCCAATCAGCAGTAAGCCCTGTCATGCAGAAAGTGGTCTTACTGGGAACGTTCCAgtggcagaaacacacagactgggaGTTTAGACTGGTGTAAGGTCTCAAAGAAAGTaccagtggaaaaacacctaaTGTTTACTGTATGCACCTGGGTGTTTATCTTTGCCACACTCATTTCCATTAAAGCAGGAAAACAGGACTTGTTAGAGTTCCTTGTGGAGAACAAGTTATGTTTGCTGTTGCAGCCCTCAAATAGCATTCAATAGTTTGATGTACTGGACCGACTGCAATCACAACAAGCATCTATTATGATTGTTATCGTAATTACAAAAGATTTCGGTGATGTCATGGCTACATGTCTTTCAGCGCCTGATGAAAGCAACAAGACTGGCACATAaagaaaggagggaaaacacaaggGTGACTCAGAAAAGAGTCCAGTTTGAGTACACATAGAGACATGCACATCGCTTTGAAGCCTCAAAGTCTTGTATCATCCTAAAGCAAACCAACAGAGACACTGCTTGTCCCTGGAGACACTGATGCACTTCATGATCACCAAACTCTGACTGATGCAGGCTCAGACCTATTAAAATGCAGGGACAAACAACTTAAAGAGCTAATCAAGTTAATGAATATTCAGAGGGCCACACCCTTTCCTTCATGCACCTCTTGTTCTGACTAAATATTAACCATCAAAGAGAGACTGCAGCAGGAGCGCTGCTGAATGAGACAGGGAAAAGAAAGGAGCTTCTTTTCTCAAAATGTAACTTTTCCTCGGACAGAAAGGAGTTGTGGTCTCGCCTGAATGTTTGCCCACATAAGACACAGCGGGATTACTCTCTCCGTTTGTTCATGGCAACACTGCACCAATGTAAAGTAGCTCCAAAACCTTGGCCAGAGGCCCGTCTGAATTTTAAGTGACCTCTTTCTTTACTTGTGTGTCCAAACACATCTCTCTTCTCTCGCCTTCTCACTTAGAGCTTATTTTAACCCCTGGGAGGGTTAAATATATAGCCACCTTGCCTGATATTCTTTATATATTATTGCTCATAAAATCTTGTAATGCACAAGCATGTAAAGTTTTTAGTTTCCAGGACAACCTGGGCTTTAATAGCACATCTAAATGTTACCCTTTGTATTTATACCACGTCATTATACTGCAAAATAACCCTAATTTCAGACAAAATGCTGTTGTCGTatgcataatgacaataaaaaatTCCTGATTCATAATGTCCAGGCTGTAGTAATAAAAGGTCCTGcatcagaaagagaaagaaaaaattcACACATATTtattgaaaacacacagacactataAACATGTTGTTTGGGGTGGTAGAGATAAGGGTGTAAAAAAATGAACTATAATACAAATGTACATTTGTGTTGTCAGAAGTTGCGCACTATCCACTGAGCGTCAAGTGAAAGAAATACCTCCTCTGTTCACCCGGAACGTCTTCGCCGTAATTTCCGGTTCAGCGCTGTATAAAACACCAATGTGTAAAGTTGTCCTAAAACCTTGGCCGGAGTCCCGTCTGAATTTTAAGTGGCTTGTTTTCCTCACTTGTGTGTCCAAGCACATCTCCTTCCTTTCCCTCTCTCGCTTTGTCACTCTGTTACTCTTCGGAGCCTGTTGAAGGAGCGCACCCAACATATCAAGGGCCTCCTTTCACTCCTGTGAGGCCCGGGAGCAATATTTCTTATTTCCCAACAAACAGGACAAACCCGCCCACCATC from Parambassis ranga chromosome 19, fParRan2.1, whole genome shotgun sequence includes these protein-coding regions:
- the LOC114451723 gene encoding mast cell tryptase, with translation MAAWAVWSLLLCVILTEQGSNAQDCGVAPLNTRIVGGENATAGSWPWQVSIHLKDFNAHICGGTLISNQWVLTAAHCILTKTTSAWTLYLGRETQSGPNNNEVKSAVSEIIMHPKYNDTLFNNDIALMKLSSPVAFSNYIKPICLAANSSQFHNSTSCWATGWGRIGKDVSLPASYALQQVKIPVIGNKQCTCSYASIEANITGNMICAGQEHKGACQGDSGGPLQCKQGSVWIQAGITSYGIPCATAGIPEVYARVSQFQTWVTDQVAGANVGFVTFTSTGTDPDSGFVCRNTTTSGASNSNYSQLTFAVVLVTVLPHHILAP